From Mustela nigripes isolate SB6536 chromosome 13, MUSNIG.SB6536, whole genome shotgun sequence, one genomic window encodes:
- the ZBTB42 gene encoding zinc finger and BTB domain-containing protein 42, whose translation MEFPEHGARLLGRLRQQRDQGFLCDCTVLVGAARFPAHRAVLAACSVYFHLFYRDRPAGSRDAVRLNGDVVTAPAFGRLLDFMYEGRLDLRSLPVEDVLAAASYLHMYDVVKVCKGRLRDRGRALHRGTPAARAEPLDQPPRPQPARSPVFCPAAPKTQPLRTGVHALPPRAPGPPPWQGPGDSDRALDLSLKRSPRREPVHPPCVLQTAACRRRQPGLPPPVKDSRDSLSEPEDDGGPRGPHRPLQPPCAPAAERRAVGLEPLPAAGAGRGQLELDAERGTSGGELGPGGPLRVCPLCTKLFPGGRGLQLHLSAHFREREGARAGLSPDGALPTCPLCGKTFSCTYTLKRHERTHSGEKPYTCTQCGKSFQYSHNLSRHAVVHTREKPHACRWCERRFTQSGDLYRHVRKFHCGLVKSLLV comes from the coding sequence ATGGAGTTCCCGGAGCACGGCGCGCGGCTGCTGGGGCGCCTGCGGCAGCAGCGCGACCAGGGCTTCCTGTGCGACTGCACCGTGCTGGTGGGCGCCGCGCGCTTCCCGGCCCACCGCGCCGTGCTGGCCGCGTGCAGCGTCTACTTCCATCTCTTCTACAGGGACCGGCCGGCGGGCAGCCGCGACGCGGTGCGGCTCAACGGCGACGTGGTCACGGCGCCCGCCTTCGGCCGCCTGCTGGACTTCATGTACGAGGGCCGCCTGGACCTGCGCAGCCTGCCGGTGGAGGACGTCCTGGCCGCCGCCAGTTACCTGCACATGTACGACGTCGTCAAGGTCTGCAAGGGCAGGCTCAGGGACAGGGGCCGCGCGCTGCACCGGGGGACCCCCGCCGCCCGGGCCGAGCCGCTGGACCAGCCCCCGCGCCCCCAGCCCGCCCGGTCCCCGGTGTTCTGCCCCGCGGCCCCGAAGACCCAGCCGCTCCGGACTGGGGTCCACGCCCTCCCTCCGCGAGCCCCGGGCCCCCCTCCCTGGCAGGGCCCTGGAGACTCGGACCGGGCCCTGGACCTGTCACTGAAGCGGAGCCCCAGGCGGGAGCCAGTCCACCCACCCTGCGTCCTCCAGACAGCCGCCTGCCGCCGGAGGCAGCCCGGCCTCCCGCCGCCGGTGAAGGACTCGCGGGACTCGCTGTCGGAACCCGAGGACGACGGCGGCCCTCGCGGCCCTCACCGCCCCCTGCAGCCCCCCTGCGCTCCTGCCGCCGAGCGCCGGGCTGTGGGCTTGGAGCCGCTGCCGGCCGCTGGCGCGGGCCGCGGGCAGCTGGAGCTGGATGCAGAGCGGGGAACCAGTGGGGGCGAGCTGGGTCCCGGCGGGCCCCTCCGCGTCTGCCCGCTGTGCACCAAGCTGTTCCCCGGCGGCCGCGGCCTGCAGCTGCACCTCAGCGCCCACTTCCGCGAGCGGGAAGGGGCCCGGGCCGGGCTGTCGCCTGACGGCGCGCTGCCCACCTGCCCGCTCTGCGGGAAGACCTTCTCCTGCACCTACACGCTGAAGAGGCACGAGCGCACGCACTCGGGCGAGAAGCCCTACACGTGCACGCAGTGCGGCAAGAGCTTCCAGTACTCGCACAACCTGAGCCGCCACGCCGTGGTGCACACGCGTGAGAAGCCGCACGCCTGCCGCTGGTGCGAGCGCCGCTTCACGCAGTCCGGTGACCTCTACCGCCACGTCCGGAAATTCCACTGTGGCTTGGTCAAGTCCCTGCTGGTGTGA